A window of Streptomyces sp. NBC_01689 genomic DNA:
CCGTGTGGAGCGGCTCCCGGTGGTGGACGACGAGGACCGAATGGTCGGCATCGTCACCCGCCGCGACCTGATCCAGGTCTTCCTGCAGCCGGACGACGTGATCCGCCGCGAGGTGATCGACGAGGTACTGGTCCGCGCGCTGTGGATGACTCCCTCGACCGTCGAGGTCGGTGTGCACGAGGGCGTCGTCACGCTCGTCGGCCATGTGGAGCGCCGGAGCGAGGCAGAGATCGCCGTCTCCATGACCGACCGGATCGACGGCGTGGTCGCGGTGCTCGACAAGCTCACCTACCGGATGGACGACTCGCACGTGCGACCGGACGAGCCGGCCCTGCAGGGTGTCACCGAGACATGGCTGCGCAAGCTGTGAAGCCCGCGGCGGGAAGAGGGGTACCGACGTGGTGAGCAAGGTGCTCGTCGCCTACGGGACGACGAACGGATCGACCGCGTGGATAGCCGAGACGATCGCCGAAGTCCTGCGGAAGAAAGGCCTGTCCACCGAGGCGGTGCCCGCGCGGTCGGTGAAGAACGTCGACTCGTACGACGCCGTCGTCGTGGGCGGCGGCCTGTATGGCGGGCGCTGGCACAAGGACGCCCGCCGCTTCGTCCGCCGGCACGGCCGTGCGCTCGCCGGACGCCCGCTGTGGTTGTTCAGCAGCGGTCCACTCGGCCTATCGGCCACGTAAAAGGACATCCCGCCTGTGCTCGGCGTGCGGCGGGTCGTGACCCGGCTGGATGCCCGTGAACACGTCACGTTCGGGGGCTGTCTGGAGGA
This region includes:
- a CDS encoding CBS domain-containing protein, with protein sequence MRQDKVGSVMATEVVTARYGTPFKEVARLLHEHRISGLPVIDEDDKVLGVISETDLMVRQAAIPDPYETPRRFRFPGLTRGARRQAAKGHARTAEQLMSVPPVTVHADGTIAEAARTMARSRVERLPVVDDEDRMVGIVTRRDLIQVFLQPDDVIRREVIDEVLVRALWMTPSTVEVGVHEGVVTLVGHVERRSEAEIAVSMTDRIDGVVAVLDKLTYRMDDSHVRPDEPALQGVTETWLRKL